The following are encoded together in the Phaseolus vulgaris cultivar G19833 chromosome 9, P. vulgaris v2.0, whole genome shotgun sequence genome:
- the LOC137822563 gene encoding E3 ubiquitin-protein ligase RING1 isoform X6, which produces MSLSPPRERYNGHGQRRERPTFQMYWCFQCNRMVRIAVDNNPSEVTCPRCFGQFICEVNVPRPRLVVDFTTADPSPEARLLEALSLMMEPPIRRFPGLLQSQPEEIPVHHRRRRFRRRQPEPEPVQEPAHHRPRTWIVFQPMDQPNPFLPINNIPNGPGPGQFPFPLPRTVDTRDYFMGPGLNELIEQITENDRQGPAPAPERAIDAIPTVKIASAHLKENSQCPVCQEEFEVGGEARELACKHIYHSDCIVPWLRLHNSCPVCRHEVSVPSSSEEDECVDVSGDEGYFASDSPTLSRANRRQPSCCIL; this is translated from the coding sequence ATGTCGTTGAGTCCTCCGAGAGAGAGATACAATGGGCATGGCCAAAGGCGAGAGAGGCCAACGTTCCAAATGTACTGGTGCTTCCAGTGCAACCGCATGGTCCGCATCGCAGTGGATAACAACCCCTCAGAGGTCACGTGTCCACGCTGCTTCGGCCAATTCATATGCGAAGTAAACGTGCCGCGCCCAAGACTGGTGGTCGATTTCACTACCGCAGACCCCTCCCCAGAAGCGCGTTTGCTCGAAGCGCTTTCCCTCATGATGGAACCACCCATCCGCCGCTTCCCGGGTCTCCTCCAATCCCAACCAGAAGAAATTCCCGTGCACCACCGCCGCCGACGCTTCCGTCGACGCCAACCCGAACCTGAACCCGTCCAAGAACCTGCACACCACCGCCCTCGCACGTGGATAGTTTTCCAGCCCATGGACCAACCCAACCCCTTCCTGCCCATTAACAACATTCCTAACGGCCCCGGTCCAGGCCAATTCCCATTCCCGCTCCCGCGCACCGTGGACACGCGCGACTATTTCATGGGACCTGGACTCAACGAACTCATCGAACAGATAACCGAGAACGACAGACAGGGTCCCGCGCCGGCGCCGGAAAGGGCCATCGACGCGATTCCGACGGTGAAAATTGCGAGCGCGCATCTGAAGGAGAATTCTCAGTGTCCAGTTTGTCAGGAGGAATTCGAAGTTGGCGGAGAAGCGAGGGAACTTGCGTGCAAACACATATATCACTCGGATTGCATTGTTCCGTGGCTGAGGCTTCACAATTCTTGCCCAGTGTGCCGCCACGAGGTTTCCGTACCTTCTTCTTCGGAGGAGGATGAGTGTGTTGATGTTAGCGGAGATGAAG
- the LOC137822563 gene encoding E3 ubiquitin-protein ligase RING1 isoform X7: MSLSPPRERYNGHGQRRERPTFQMYWCFQCNRMVRIAVDNNPSEVTCPRCFGQFICEVNVPRPRLVVDFTTADPSPEARLLEALSLMMEPPIRRFPGLLQSQPEEIPVHHRRRRFRRRQPEPEPVQEPAHHRPRTWIVFQPMDQPNPFLPINNIPNGPGPGQFPFPLPRTVDTRDYFMGPGLNELIEQITENDRQGPAPAPERAIDAIPTVKIASAHLKENSQCPVCQEEFEVGGEARELACKHIYHSDCIVPWLRLHNSCPVCRHEVSVPSSSEEDECVDVSGDEGYFASDSPTLSRGV, from the coding sequence ATGTCGTTGAGTCCTCCGAGAGAGAGATACAATGGGCATGGCCAAAGGCGAGAGAGGCCAACGTTCCAAATGTACTGGTGCTTCCAGTGCAACCGCATGGTCCGCATCGCAGTGGATAACAACCCCTCAGAGGTCACGTGTCCACGCTGCTTCGGCCAATTCATATGCGAAGTAAACGTGCCGCGCCCAAGACTGGTGGTCGATTTCACTACCGCAGACCCCTCCCCAGAAGCGCGTTTGCTCGAAGCGCTTTCCCTCATGATGGAACCACCCATCCGCCGCTTCCCGGGTCTCCTCCAATCCCAACCAGAAGAAATTCCCGTGCACCACCGCCGCCGACGCTTCCGTCGACGCCAACCCGAACCTGAACCCGTCCAAGAACCTGCACACCACCGCCCTCGCACGTGGATAGTTTTCCAGCCCATGGACCAACCCAACCCCTTCCTGCCCATTAACAACATTCCTAACGGCCCCGGTCCAGGCCAATTCCCATTCCCGCTCCCGCGCACCGTGGACACGCGCGACTATTTCATGGGACCTGGACTCAACGAACTCATCGAACAGATAACCGAGAACGACAGACAGGGTCCCGCGCCGGCGCCGGAAAGGGCCATCGACGCGATTCCGACGGTGAAAATTGCGAGCGCGCATCTGAAGGAGAATTCTCAGTGTCCAGTTTGTCAGGAGGAATTCGAAGTTGGCGGAGAAGCGAGGGAACTTGCGTGCAAACACATATATCACTCGGATTGCATTGTTCCGTGGCTGAGGCTTCACAATTCTTGCCCAGTGTGCCGCCACGAGGTTTCCGTACCTTCTTCTTCGGAGGAGGATGAGTGTGTTGATGTTAGCGGAGATGAAG
- the LOC137822563 gene encoding E3 ubiquitin-protein ligase RZF1 isoform X3 encodes MSLSPPRERYNGHGQRRERPTFQMYWCFQCNRMVRIAVDNNPSEVTCPRCFGQFICEVNVPRPRLVVDFTTADPSPEARLLEALSLMMEPPIRRFPGLLQSQPEEIPVHHRRRRFRRRQPEPEPVQEPAHHRPRTWIVFQPMDQPNPFLPINNIPNGPGPGQFPFPLPRTVDTRDYFMGPGLNELIEQITENDRQGPAPAPERAIDAIPTVKIASAHLKENSQCPVCQEEFEVGGEARELACKHIYHSDCIVPWLRLHNSCPVCRHEVSVPSSSEEDECVDVSGDEGRLRRCLRWTRRFTSVWPFNSRYRRVHPQGNNNVAAASSRGYFASDSPTLSRGV; translated from the coding sequence ATGTCGTTGAGTCCTCCGAGAGAGAGATACAATGGGCATGGCCAAAGGCGAGAGAGGCCAACGTTCCAAATGTACTGGTGCTTCCAGTGCAACCGCATGGTCCGCATCGCAGTGGATAACAACCCCTCAGAGGTCACGTGTCCACGCTGCTTCGGCCAATTCATATGCGAAGTAAACGTGCCGCGCCCAAGACTGGTGGTCGATTTCACTACCGCAGACCCCTCCCCAGAAGCGCGTTTGCTCGAAGCGCTTTCCCTCATGATGGAACCACCCATCCGCCGCTTCCCGGGTCTCCTCCAATCCCAACCAGAAGAAATTCCCGTGCACCACCGCCGCCGACGCTTCCGTCGACGCCAACCCGAACCTGAACCCGTCCAAGAACCTGCACACCACCGCCCTCGCACGTGGATAGTTTTCCAGCCCATGGACCAACCCAACCCCTTCCTGCCCATTAACAACATTCCTAACGGCCCCGGTCCAGGCCAATTCCCATTCCCGCTCCCGCGCACCGTGGACACGCGCGACTATTTCATGGGACCTGGACTCAACGAACTCATCGAACAGATAACCGAGAACGACAGACAGGGTCCCGCGCCGGCGCCGGAAAGGGCCATCGACGCGATTCCGACGGTGAAAATTGCGAGCGCGCATCTGAAGGAGAATTCTCAGTGTCCAGTTTGTCAGGAGGAATTCGAAGTTGGCGGAGAAGCGAGGGAACTTGCGTGCAAACACATATATCACTCGGATTGCATTGTTCCGTGGCTGAGGCTTCACAATTCTTGCCCAGTGTGCCGCCACGAGGTTTCCGTACCTTCTTCTTCGGAGGAGGATGAGTGTGTTGATGTTAGCGGAGATGAAGGTAGGTTGCGGAGGTGCTTGAGGTGGACCCGTCGTTTTACTTCGGTTTGGCCTTTCAATTCGAGGTATAGACGGGTTCACCCTCAAGGAAATAATAATGTTGCTGCTGCTTCTTCCAGGG
- the LOC137822563 gene encoding E3 ubiquitin-protein ligase RZF1 isoform X1, with product MSLSPPRERYNGHGQRRERPTFQMYWCFQCNRMVRIAVDNNPSEVTCPRCFGQFICEVNVPRPRLVVDFTTADPSPEARLLEALSLMMEPPIRRFPGLLQSQPEEIPVHHRRRRFRRRQPEPEPVQEPAHHRPRTWIVFQPMDQPNPFLPINNIPNGPGPGQFPFPLPRTVDTRDYFMGPGLNELIEQITENDRQGPAPAPERAIDAIPTVKIASAHLKENSQCPVCQEEFEVGGEARELACKHIYHSDCIVPWLRLHNSCPVCRHEVSVPSSSEEDECVDVSGDEGRLRRCLRWTRRFTSVWPFNSRYRRVHPQGNNNVAAASSRGYFASDSPTLSRAANRRQPSCCIL from the coding sequence ATGTCGTTGAGTCCTCCGAGAGAGAGATACAATGGGCATGGCCAAAGGCGAGAGAGGCCAACGTTCCAAATGTACTGGTGCTTCCAGTGCAACCGCATGGTCCGCATCGCAGTGGATAACAACCCCTCAGAGGTCACGTGTCCACGCTGCTTCGGCCAATTCATATGCGAAGTAAACGTGCCGCGCCCAAGACTGGTGGTCGATTTCACTACCGCAGACCCCTCCCCAGAAGCGCGTTTGCTCGAAGCGCTTTCCCTCATGATGGAACCACCCATCCGCCGCTTCCCGGGTCTCCTCCAATCCCAACCAGAAGAAATTCCCGTGCACCACCGCCGCCGACGCTTCCGTCGACGCCAACCCGAACCTGAACCCGTCCAAGAACCTGCACACCACCGCCCTCGCACGTGGATAGTTTTCCAGCCCATGGACCAACCCAACCCCTTCCTGCCCATTAACAACATTCCTAACGGCCCCGGTCCAGGCCAATTCCCATTCCCGCTCCCGCGCACCGTGGACACGCGCGACTATTTCATGGGACCTGGACTCAACGAACTCATCGAACAGATAACCGAGAACGACAGACAGGGTCCCGCGCCGGCGCCGGAAAGGGCCATCGACGCGATTCCGACGGTGAAAATTGCGAGCGCGCATCTGAAGGAGAATTCTCAGTGTCCAGTTTGTCAGGAGGAATTCGAAGTTGGCGGAGAAGCGAGGGAACTTGCGTGCAAACACATATATCACTCGGATTGCATTGTTCCGTGGCTGAGGCTTCACAATTCTTGCCCAGTGTGCCGCCACGAGGTTTCCGTACCTTCTTCTTCGGAGGAGGATGAGTGTGTTGATGTTAGCGGAGATGAAGGTAGGTTGCGGAGGTGCTTGAGGTGGACCCGTCGTTTTACTTCGGTTTGGCCTTTCAATTCGAGGTATAGACGGGTTCACCCTCAAGGAAATAATAATGTTGCTGCTGCTTCTTCCAGGG
- the LOC137822563 gene encoding E3 ubiquitin-protein ligase RING1 isoform X4 has protein sequence MSLSPPRERYNGHGQRRERPTFQMYWCFQCNRMVRIAVDNNPSEVTCPRCFGQFICEVNVPRPRLVVDFTTADPSPEARLLEALSLMMEPPIRRFPGLLQSQPEEIPVHHRRRRFRRRQPEPEPVQEPAHHRPRTWIVFQPMDQPNPFLPINNIPNGPGPGQFPFPLPRTVDTRDYFMGPGLNELIEQITENDRQGPAPAPERAIDAIPTVKIASAHLKENSQCPVCQEEFEVGGEARELACKHIYHSDCIVPWLRLHNSCPVCRHEVSVPSSSEEDECVDVSGDEGRLRRCLRWTRRFTSVWPFNSRIFCI, from the coding sequence ATGTCGTTGAGTCCTCCGAGAGAGAGATACAATGGGCATGGCCAAAGGCGAGAGAGGCCAACGTTCCAAATGTACTGGTGCTTCCAGTGCAACCGCATGGTCCGCATCGCAGTGGATAACAACCCCTCAGAGGTCACGTGTCCACGCTGCTTCGGCCAATTCATATGCGAAGTAAACGTGCCGCGCCCAAGACTGGTGGTCGATTTCACTACCGCAGACCCCTCCCCAGAAGCGCGTTTGCTCGAAGCGCTTTCCCTCATGATGGAACCACCCATCCGCCGCTTCCCGGGTCTCCTCCAATCCCAACCAGAAGAAATTCCCGTGCACCACCGCCGCCGACGCTTCCGTCGACGCCAACCCGAACCTGAACCCGTCCAAGAACCTGCACACCACCGCCCTCGCACGTGGATAGTTTTCCAGCCCATGGACCAACCCAACCCCTTCCTGCCCATTAACAACATTCCTAACGGCCCCGGTCCAGGCCAATTCCCATTCCCGCTCCCGCGCACCGTGGACACGCGCGACTATTTCATGGGACCTGGACTCAACGAACTCATCGAACAGATAACCGAGAACGACAGACAGGGTCCCGCGCCGGCGCCGGAAAGGGCCATCGACGCGATTCCGACGGTGAAAATTGCGAGCGCGCATCTGAAGGAGAATTCTCAGTGTCCAGTTTGTCAGGAGGAATTCGAAGTTGGCGGAGAAGCGAGGGAACTTGCGTGCAAACACATATATCACTCGGATTGCATTGTTCCGTGGCTGAGGCTTCACAATTCTTGCCCAGTGTGCCGCCACGAGGTTTCCGTACCTTCTTCTTCGGAGGAGGATGAGTGTGTTGATGTTAGCGGAGATGAAGGTAGGTTGCGGAGGTGCTTGAGGTGGACCCGTCGTTTTACTTCGGTTTGGCCTTTCAATTCGAG
- the LOC137822563 gene encoding E3 ubiquitin-protein ligase RING1 isoform X5 — protein MSLSPPRERYNGHGQRRERPTFQMYWCFQCNRMVRIAVDNNPSEVTCPRCFGQFICEVNVPRPRLVVDFTTADPSPEARLLEALSLMMEPPIRRFPGLLQSQPEEIPVHHRRRRFRRRQPEPEPVQEPAHHRPRTWIVFQPMDQPNPFLPINNIPNGPGPGQFPFPLPRTVDTRDYFMGPGLNELIEQITENDRQGPAPAPERAIDAIPTVKIASAHLKENSQCPVCQEEFEVGGEARELACKHIYHSDCIVPWLRLHNSCPVCRHEVSVPSSSEEDECVDVSGDEGYFASDSPTLSRAANRRQPSCCIL, from the coding sequence ATGTCGTTGAGTCCTCCGAGAGAGAGATACAATGGGCATGGCCAAAGGCGAGAGAGGCCAACGTTCCAAATGTACTGGTGCTTCCAGTGCAACCGCATGGTCCGCATCGCAGTGGATAACAACCCCTCAGAGGTCACGTGTCCACGCTGCTTCGGCCAATTCATATGCGAAGTAAACGTGCCGCGCCCAAGACTGGTGGTCGATTTCACTACCGCAGACCCCTCCCCAGAAGCGCGTTTGCTCGAAGCGCTTTCCCTCATGATGGAACCACCCATCCGCCGCTTCCCGGGTCTCCTCCAATCCCAACCAGAAGAAATTCCCGTGCACCACCGCCGCCGACGCTTCCGTCGACGCCAACCCGAACCTGAACCCGTCCAAGAACCTGCACACCACCGCCCTCGCACGTGGATAGTTTTCCAGCCCATGGACCAACCCAACCCCTTCCTGCCCATTAACAACATTCCTAACGGCCCCGGTCCAGGCCAATTCCCATTCCCGCTCCCGCGCACCGTGGACACGCGCGACTATTTCATGGGACCTGGACTCAACGAACTCATCGAACAGATAACCGAGAACGACAGACAGGGTCCCGCGCCGGCGCCGGAAAGGGCCATCGACGCGATTCCGACGGTGAAAATTGCGAGCGCGCATCTGAAGGAGAATTCTCAGTGTCCAGTTTGTCAGGAGGAATTCGAAGTTGGCGGAGAAGCGAGGGAACTTGCGTGCAAACACATATATCACTCGGATTGCATTGTTCCGTGGCTGAGGCTTCACAATTCTTGCCCAGTGTGCCGCCACGAGGTTTCCGTACCTTCTTCTTCGGAGGAGGATGAGTGTGTTGATGTTAGCGGAGATGAAG
- the LOC137822563 gene encoding E3 ubiquitin-protein ligase RZF1 isoform X2, with the protein MSLSPPRERYNGHGQRRERPTFQMYWCFQCNRMVRIAVDNNPSEVTCPRCFGQFICEVNVPRPRLVVDFTTADPSPEARLLEALSLMMEPPIRRFPGLLQSQPEEIPVHHRRRRFRRRQPEPEPVQEPAHHRPRTWIVFQPMDQPNPFLPINNIPNGPGPGQFPFPLPRTVDTRDYFMGPGLNELIEQITENDRQGPAPAPERAIDAIPTVKIASAHLKENSQCPVCQEEFEVGGEARELACKHIYHSDCIVPWLRLHNSCPVCRHEVSVPSSSEEDECVDVSGDEGRLRRCLRWTRRFTSVWPFNSRYRRVHPQGNNNVAAASSRGYFASDSPTLSRANRRQPSCCIL; encoded by the coding sequence ATGTCGTTGAGTCCTCCGAGAGAGAGATACAATGGGCATGGCCAAAGGCGAGAGAGGCCAACGTTCCAAATGTACTGGTGCTTCCAGTGCAACCGCATGGTCCGCATCGCAGTGGATAACAACCCCTCAGAGGTCACGTGTCCACGCTGCTTCGGCCAATTCATATGCGAAGTAAACGTGCCGCGCCCAAGACTGGTGGTCGATTTCACTACCGCAGACCCCTCCCCAGAAGCGCGTTTGCTCGAAGCGCTTTCCCTCATGATGGAACCACCCATCCGCCGCTTCCCGGGTCTCCTCCAATCCCAACCAGAAGAAATTCCCGTGCACCACCGCCGCCGACGCTTCCGTCGACGCCAACCCGAACCTGAACCCGTCCAAGAACCTGCACACCACCGCCCTCGCACGTGGATAGTTTTCCAGCCCATGGACCAACCCAACCCCTTCCTGCCCATTAACAACATTCCTAACGGCCCCGGTCCAGGCCAATTCCCATTCCCGCTCCCGCGCACCGTGGACACGCGCGACTATTTCATGGGACCTGGACTCAACGAACTCATCGAACAGATAACCGAGAACGACAGACAGGGTCCCGCGCCGGCGCCGGAAAGGGCCATCGACGCGATTCCGACGGTGAAAATTGCGAGCGCGCATCTGAAGGAGAATTCTCAGTGTCCAGTTTGTCAGGAGGAATTCGAAGTTGGCGGAGAAGCGAGGGAACTTGCGTGCAAACACATATATCACTCGGATTGCATTGTTCCGTGGCTGAGGCTTCACAATTCTTGCCCAGTGTGCCGCCACGAGGTTTCCGTACCTTCTTCTTCGGAGGAGGATGAGTGTGTTGATGTTAGCGGAGATGAAGGTAGGTTGCGGAGGTGCTTGAGGTGGACCCGTCGTTTTACTTCGGTTTGGCCTTTCAATTCGAGGTATAGACGGGTTCACCCTCAAGGAAATAATAATGTTGCTGCTGCTTCTTCCAGGG